Proteins co-encoded in one Tursiops truncatus isolate mTurTru1 chromosome 17, mTurTru1.mat.Y, whole genome shotgun sequence genomic window:
- the LOC141276834 gene encoding nuclear envelope pore membrane protein POM 121-like produces the protein MGILISIFRRGHRKKAVMGARTPTTSRSSVSAVDTVTVSVARGQPVPATTHSCVPNYSTEKTVLRALGESGQGMAKQEEVPTVTGKNDDQRSGPNDTGGARSAFRPLGGSFFVPLSSLQRDLHAKWAEDRSSRKLQTSCMSSCPQRNAITSSYSSTRGFLPVKRRRDPAIPEGLLQKSAKTGREEGPPSPSAAPVVYQRKSQPDKNAEATRGQKGPWRNGSRTPDSPRPRKRRILLLLLRLGEPLWPQTSCMSSCPQRNAIKSSYISTRGFLPVRRRRDPAIPQGLPQKSAKTGREEGPPSPSAAPVVYQRKSQPEKNAEAARGQKRPWRNGSRTSDSPRPRKRRFPLLLHRRGEPLMLPPAPEPGFRVTAEDLDSEKEAAFRSINSALRGETYAIRDLGSSPQHRQTKASAFASAPGPPASGGPAQASSGGGSSTNSTVGTHASTQLGFGSRAAALDDLSCMSLQVLETFPPEIQVFMKDSSGQGKPYAIDPDDSIHDLKEKVEEAGGPYMEGPGARNCGNQ, from the exons ATGGGGATCCTTATCTCCATCTTCAGGCGAGGCCATCGGAAGAAGGCAGTGATGGGTGCTCGCACCCCCACGACGTCCCGCAGCTCAGTGTCCGCAGTGGACACAGTCACTGTCAGTGTGGCGCGGGGGCAACCAGTGCCGGCCACGACACACAGCTGTGTCCCGAACTACAGCACAGAGAAGACGGTGTTGAGGGCCCTGGGAGAGAGCGGGCAAGGGATGGCCAAGCAGGAGGAAGTCCCCACAGTCACAGGGAAGAACGATGACCAGAGAAGCGGCCCCAATGACACCGGGGGCGCACGATCTGCATTTAGGCCCCTGGGGGGCTCTTTCTTCgtgcctctctcttctctgcagAGAGACCTCCACGCCAAGTGGGCAGAGGACAGATCCTCCAGGAAACTGCAGACCTCTTGTATGAGCTCCTGCCCCCAAAGAAACGCCATCACGAGCTCATATAGCTCCACCCGAGGTTTCCTGCCAGTGAAGAGAAGGAGGGATCCCGCCATACCGGAAGGGCTGCTCCAGAAGTCTGCAAAGACAGGGCGCGAGGAGGGTCCTCCATCGCCCTCTGCAGCTCCGGTGGTTTACCAGAGGAAAAGCCAGCCTGACAAAAATGCAGAGGCAACAAGAGGGCAGAAAGGGCCCTGGAGGAACGGCTCCCGCACACCTGACAGTCCCAGGCCCCGAAAACGCAGGATTCTTCTGCTGCTGCTCAGGCTAGGGGAGCCTCTGTGGCCCCAGACCTCTTGTATGAGCTCCTGCCCCCAAAGAAACGCCATCAAGAGCTCATATATCTCCACCCGAGGTTTCCTGCCAGTGAGGAGAAGGAGGGATCCCGCCATACCGCAAGGGCTGCCCCAGAAGTCTGCAAAGACAGGGCGCGAGGAGGGCCCTCCATCGCCCTCTGCAGCTCCGGTGGTTTACCAGAGGAAAAGCCAGCCTGAAAAAAATGCAGAGGCAGCAAGAGGGCAGAAACGGCCCTGGAGGAACGGCTCCCGCACATCTGACAGTCCAAGGCCCCGAAAACGCAGGTTTCCTCTGCTGCTGCACAGGCGAGGGGAGCCTCTgatgctgcccccagcccctgagccGGGTTTCCGGGTCACTGCCGAAGACCTAGACTCGGAGAAGGAAGCAGCGTTCCGGAGCATCAACAGTGCGCTGCGGGGTGAGACCTATGCCATCAGGGACCtcggcagctctccccagcacaggcaAACGAAAGCttcagcctttgcctctgctccaggccccccagcttcgggcggccccgcacaagcatcttctggagGGGgttcatccacaaattccaccgtgggcacccatgccagcacacagctgggttttgggagcagagcggctgccctagatgatttgagctgcat GAGCCTCCAGGTGCTGGAGACCTTCCCTCCTGAGATCCAGGTCTTCATGAAGGACTCCAGTGGCCAGGGCAAGCCTTACGCCATTGACCCTGATGACTCCATCCACGACTTGAAAGAGAAGGTTGAAGAGGCTGGAGGACCTTACATGGAGGGTCCCGGGGCCAGAAACTGTGGAAATCAATAG
- the LOC117308644 gene encoding uncharacterized protein codes for MAVPPELFVTPASRLNSFVAHCLHPSQKWKKEVLETVQTVEQFLREQSFQGEHGLDQESGVLKVVKEEKERIRHRFTGDQGYFIRLRPQARAASHRARARARRAGRGTQERTAPQAGRRRGTPHPRRLPFPGRPYPPRPQETLGFPGGAHPKGPGLRRARHRPLECRRHHRSRGSSMVQLGKLLRALTLMKFPCCVLEVLLCALAAAARGQEMYAPHSIRIEGDVTLGGLFPVHAKGPSGVPCGDIKRENGIHRLEAMLYALDQINSDPNLLPNVTLGARILDTCSRDTYALEQSLTFVQALIQKDTSEVRCTNGEPPVFVKPEKVVGVIGASGSSVSIMVANILRLFQVDGRYGIRKRM; via the exons ATGGCAGTGCCCCCGGAGCTCTTTGTCACCCCAGCTTCCAGGCTGAACTCCTTCGTGGCTCACTGCCTGCATCCCAGCCAGAAGTGGAAAAAAGAGGTGTTGGAGACTGTGCAGACCGTGGAGCAGTTCCTGAGGGAGCAGAGCTTCCAGGGGGAGCATGGGCTAGACCAGGAATCGGGGGTGCTGAAGGTGGTCAAG gaagaaaaggagcgaATCCGCCACAGATTTACTGGAGACCAGGGTTACTTCATCCGGCTCCGGCCACA AGCTCGAGCTGCAAGCCACCGAGCGCGAGCTCGAGCGCGGCGCGCTGGCCGGGGAACCCAAGAGCGCACGGCGCCCCAAGCTGGCAGGCGCCGCGGGACCCCCCACCCTCGCCGACTGCCCTTCCCCGGGCGCCCCTACCCTCCTCGCCCGCAGGAGACCCTGGGCTTCCCCGGAGGAGCTCACCCCAAGGGGCCAGGACTCCGGCGAGCCCGCCACCGTCCCCTCGAGTGCCGCCGCCACCACCGCAGCCGCGGGAGCAGCATGGTCCAGCTGGGGAAGCTGCTACGCGCCCTGACTTTGATGAAGTTTCCCTGCTGCGTGCTGGAGGTGCTTCTGTGcgcgctggcggcggcggcgcgcggcCAGGAGATGTACGCCCCGCACTCCATTCGGATCGAGGGGGACGTCACCCTCGGGGGGCTGTTCCCGGTGCACGCGAAGGGTCCCAGCGGAGTGCCCTGCGGCGACATCAAGAGGGAGAACGGGATCCACAGGCTGGAAGCGATGCTCTACGCCCTGGACCAGATCAACAGCGATCCCAACCTGCTGCCCAACGTGACGCTGGGAGCGCGGATCCTGGACACTTGTTCCAGGGACACTTATGCGCTCGAACAGTCGCTCACTTTCGTCCAGGCGCTCATCCAGAAGGACACCTCCGAAGTGCGCTGCACCAACGGCGAGCCTCCGGTTTTCGTCAAGCCCGAGAAAGTAGTTGGAGTGATTGGGGCTTCGGGGAGTTCGGTCTCCATCATGGTAGCCAACATCCTGAGGCTTTTCCAG GTTGATGGGCGCTACGGGATAAGGAAAAGGATGTGA